Proteins from a genomic interval of Zingiber officinale cultivar Zhangliang chromosome 2A, Zo_v1.1, whole genome shotgun sequence:
- the LOC122042698 gene encoding probable phytol kinase, chloroplastic has protein sequence MGGAAFRSATTAVFSSSSSMAGRMRRVWTLSPAGLPLALSNSAWPSPFPRSFTLVASPPPLSSPTHLRLRGRAVARALLQDAAATIFSFSGAYSLVRSIDALTERNLIQKSLSRKIVHVLSGLLYMSTWPFFSTSAAARYFAAVVPFLNCIRLLSYGLRIFTDESLVKSISREGKPEELLRGPLYFVIILLLCVLVFWRDSPVGIVSLAMMSGGDGFADIVGRRYGTTKLPYNQEKSWAGSISMFAFGFLISVGMLYYFSAFGYFHFDQPEMVARVALISLAATVVESLPISHVVDDNISVPLTSMLSALLLFGP, from the exons ATGGGAGGAGCAGCGTTCCGGAGCGCCACCACCGCCGtattttcctcctcctcctccatggCCGGGAGGATGCGGCGTGTATGGACCCTTTCCCCGGCTGGGCTTCCCTTGGCCCTTTCCAACTCCGCTTGGCCATCCCCTTTCCCTAGAAGCTTCACTCTCGTCGCCTCCCCGCCGCCGCTCTCCTCCCCCACTCACCTGCGCCTTCGAGGCCGAGCGGTCGCCCGAGCGCTGCTTCAGGACGCCGCTGCCACGATCTTCTCCTTCTCCGGCGCTTACTCCCTCGTGCGCTCCATCGATGCCCTAACAGAGCGGAACCTCATCCAAAAG AGCTTGAGCAGGAAGATCGTTCATGTATTGTCTGGGCTCCTATACATGTCCACTTGGCCATTTTTCAG CACATCAGCAGCAGCACGATATTTTGCTGCAGTTGTTCCTTTTTTGAACTGCATTAGGCTATTAAGCTACGGCCTCAGAATTTTCACCGATGAAAGTCTAGTTAAGTCCATCTCGAGGGAAGGAAAACCAGA AGAATTGCTCCGAGGCCCACTGTATTTCGTCATCATTCTGTTGCTCTGTGTTCTTGTGTTTTGGCGTGATTCTCCCGTTGGAATTGTATCGTTGGCAATGATGAGCGGCGGTGATG GGTTTGCCGATATAGTCGGCAGAAGGTACGGGACGACCAAGCTTCCTTATAATCAGGAGAAAAGCTGGGCCGGAAGCATTTCCATGTTTGCATTTGGCTTCCTCATCTCTGTTGG GATGCTCTACTACTTCTCAGCTTTCGGATACTTCCATTTTGATCAGCCGGAGATGGTAGCGAGGGTCGCATTGATCTCGCTAGCAGCCACAGTGGTGGAGTCTCTTCCCATTAGCCATGTCGTCGACGACAATATCTCTGTTCCTCTAACAAGCATGTTGTCTGCTCTCCTCCTTTTTGGACCATGA
- the LOC122042699 gene encoding syntaxin-124-like: MNDLLSTTSFKKYTNLREQVQMDQVEAGMEAAEAGANLTSFFQEVEGVKKDLRGLEALYRRLQEANEESKTAHSAKAMKEVRARMDADTGQVLRAAKAVKAKLEALEKSNAQHRLVPGCGPGSSADRTRTSVVVGLGSKLKDLMDSFQGLRARIAAEYKETVGRRYFTVTGQQPDEETVENLISSGASETFLQKAIQEQGRGQVMDTISEIQERHDAVKEIERSLLDLHQVFLDMAALVEAQGHQLNDIESHVAHASSFVRRGTVELETAREYQQSSRKWVCIGIIAAVVLIIILLLPLLPTILTLLR, from the coding sequence ATGAACGACCTTCTGTCGACGACGTCCTTCAAGAAGTACACGAACCTGCGGGAGCAGGTGCAGATGGACCAGGTGGAAGCGGGCATGGAGGCGGCGGAGGCGGGTGCCAACCTGACCTCGTTCTTCCAGGAAGTGGAGGGCGTCAAGAAGGACCTGCGTGGCCTGGAGGCACTGTACCGGCGACTGCAGGAGGCCAACGAGGAGAGCAAGACGGCGCACAGCGCGAAGGCCATGAAGGAGGTGCGCGCGCGGATGGACGCGGACACCGGGCAAGTGCTCCGGGCGGCCAAGGCGGTGAAAGCGAAGCTGGAGGCGCTGGAGAAGTCGAACGCGCAGCACCGGTTGGTGCCCGGCTGCGGGCCGGGGTCCTCCGCCGACCGGACGCGGACATCGGTGGTCGTCGGGCTCGGTTCCAAGCTCAAGGATCTGATGGACAGCTTCCAGGGCCTGCGCGCCCGCATCGCCGCCGAGTACAAGGAAACCGTCGGGCGGCGGTACTTCACCGTGACGGGGCAGCAGCCCGACGAGGAGACGGTGGAGAACCTCATCTCCTCCGGCGCGAGCGAGACGTTCCTGCAGAAGGCGATCCAGGAGCAGGGCCGCGGGCAGGTGATGGACACCATCTCGGAGATCCAGGAGCGGCACGACGCCGTCAAGGAGATCGAGCGCAGCCTGCTCGACCTGCACCAGGTCTTCCTCGACATGGCGGCGCTGGTGGAGGCGCAGGGCCACCAGCTCAACGACATCGAGAGCCACGTCGCCCACGCCAGCTCCTTCGTCCGGAGGGGCACGGTGGAGCTCGAGACGGCCAGGGAATACCAGCAGAGCTCCCGCAAGTGGGTCTGCATCGGCATCATCGCGGCCGTCGTCCTCATCATCATCCTCTTGCTCCCGCTTCTGCCCACCATTCTTACCCTGCTTAGATAG